The proteins below are encoded in one region of Aestuariivirga litoralis:
- a CDS encoding RNA polymerase sigma factor: protein MAIRPVTQGASSGPGDHWLSASDGDLLAASGGRNEQAFAVLLQRYYKDVYRVVWRLTSGHADTEDVTQEAFLRLWSNPGQVREAKALKGWLLRVASNLVMDRFRRKPTEELEAADEVPDGRESAETTHDVSYVSRCMDAAITDLPDRQKIALTLVHFEQMSNIEAAATMEISVDALESLLARARRGLKDKLGAKGRMLLGVLENR from the coding sequence TTGGCCATACGCCCAGTGACACAAGGCGCATCTTCAGGCCCCGGTGACCACTGGCTCTCCGCTTCGGACGGTGACTTGCTGGCAGCTTCAGGCGGCCGCAACGAACAGGCCTTTGCGGTGCTGCTGCAGCGTTATTACAAGGATGTGTACCGCGTGGTCTGGCGGTTGACATCGGGCCATGCGGATACAGAAGACGTGACGCAGGAGGCCTTCTTGCGCCTGTGGTCCAATCCGGGCCAGGTGCGCGAGGCCAAGGCGTTGAAGGGTTGGCTGCTGCGGGTGGCGTCCAATCTGGTGATGGACCGCTTCCGGCGCAAACCCACCGAGGAGCTGGAGGCCGCCGATGAGGTGCCCGACGGCAGGGAAAGTGCCGAGACGACGCATGACGTGAGTTATGTATCGCGCTGCATGGATGCCGCGATCACCGATTTGCCGGACCGGCAGAAAATCGCTCTGACGCTCGTGCATTTTGAGCAGATGAGCAATATCGAGGCGGCAGCCACGATGGAAATTAGTGTCGATGCACTGGAAAGCCTTCTGGCCCGTGCACGGCGAGGACTGAAAGATAAATTGGGCGCCAAGGGCAGGATGCTTCTGGGTGTTTTGGAGAACAGATGA